The following proteins come from a genomic window of Gammaproteobacteria bacterium:
- a CDS encoding transposase has translation MSRYRRANTAGATYFFTVVTYRRQPILCDTPVRTALRDAIVAVREQRPFTIDAWVLLPDHLHCIWTLPPDDVDFPVRWSMIKRRVSVACAAAYKRPDWITASKRKHRESTLWQRRYWEHQIRDETDFIRHVDYIHYNPVKHGLCQQVAEWPHSTFHRHVAQGVYALDWGGVEAGMGEAFGE, from the coding sequence ATGTCGCGCTATCGCCGAGCCAATACTGCGGGGGCCACTTATTTTTTCACGGTGGTGACGTATCGCCGCCAACCGATTTTGTGCGATACGCCGGTACGCACGGCGTTGCGAGACGCTATTGTTGCGGTGCGCGAACAACGGCCCTTTACGATTGATGCGTGGGTGCTGTTGCCAGATCATTTGCATTGTATTTGGACGTTACCGCCGGACGATGTCGATTTCCCTGTGCGTTGGAGCATGATCAAACGGCGGGTAAGCGTGGCGTGCGCCGCAGCGTATAAGCGCCCTGACTGGATTACCGCATCGAAACGTAAACATCGGGAATCGACGCTGTGGCAACGTCGTTACTGGGAACACCAAATCCGCGATGAAACGGATTTTATACGGCATGTGGATTACATCCATTACAATCCGGTCAAACATGGGTTATGCCAACAGGTGGCGGAATGGCCCCATTCAACGTTTCACCGCCATGTTGCGCAAGGTGTCTATGCGCTTGATTGGGGAGGTGTGGAGGCCGGGATGGGGGAAGCATTCGGTGAATGA
- a CDS encoding transposase translates to MVAYRRNFIPGGSYFFTVTLLDRASRLLIERIDELRAAFVSVRLERPFEIDAIVVLPDHLHCIWTLPPGDADYALRWREIKSRFSRRIPLGERRTAGRMNKRERGVWQRRYWEHTLRDERDMARHIDYIHYNPIKHGHVSCAADWPYSSFHRFVQRGVYPLDWGMADEINHGKFGE, encoded by the coding sequence ATGGTCGCCTATCGCCGTAACTTCATTCCTGGAGGAAGTTATTTTTTCACGGTGACGCTGCTGGATCGTGCATCGCGGTTGTTGATCGAACGCATCGACGAGTTGCGTGCTGCGTTTGTATCGGTACGGCTGGAACGTCCCTTTGAAATCGACGCTATTGTGGTCTTACCTGATCATTTGCATTGCATCTGGACATTGCCGCCGGGCGATGCGGACTACGCTTTGCGGTGGCGTGAAATCAAATCACGCTTCTCGCGGCGTATTCCACTTGGTGAACGCCGCACTGCGGGACGAATGAACAAACGCGAACGCGGTGTGTGGCAACGCCGTTATTGGGAACACACGCTGCGCGACGAACGGGACATGGCGCGGCATATCGACTATATCCATTACAACCCCATCAAACACGGCCATGTATCTTGTGCCGCCGACTGGCCATACTCCTCGTTTCACCGTTTTGTACAACGCGGGGTTTATCCTTTGGATTGGGGTATGGCCGATGAAATCAATCACGGAAAATTCGGGGAATGA
- a CDS encoding type II toxin-antitoxin system RelE/ParE family toxin, with the protein MRLEWSRQARADVRQLRAYISQDSPFYARQFIERLFKRIDNIPEFPQIGRSVPEAEREDIREIIYRGYRTAPDHLLIVTVLHGSRDLVGQEKKPWEEG; encoded by the coding sequence GTGAGACTGGAGTGGTCGCGCCAGGCGCGCGCCGACGTACGGCAGTTGCGCGCTTACATCTCGCAGGACTCACCCTTCTATGCCCGGCAATTTATCGAGCGGCTATTCAAACGGATCGACAATATACCGGAATTTCCGCAAATCGGCCGCTCCGTGCCTGAGGCCGAGCGCGAAGACATCCGCGAGATCATCTACCGAGGCTACCGCACCGCACCCGATCACCTACTCATCGTCACGGTGCTACACGGCAGCCGTGATCTCGTGGGACAAGAAAAAAAGCCGTGGGAGGAAGGATAG
- a CDS encoding CREG family protein, producing the protein MHADEYPRLAQLIHANRWAALATLHESAPFASMVAYVPEADFSGFLLHLSRLAPHTRNLLADPRASLVISEPDTGSDDPQTLARVSIQGTVVDLTRGSAEYANARERYLEHLPAAEQLFGFGDFMLFRLLPLEARYTGGFARAYTLSRAQLEAAARGQINL; encoded by the coding sequence ATGCACGCCGACGAATATCCCCGCCTGGCACAGTTGATACATGCAAACCGCTGGGCCGCGCTGGCCACTCTGCATGAGAGTGCGCCGTTTGCTTCAATGGTTGCCTATGTACCCGAGGCGGATTTCAGCGGCTTTTTGCTGCACCTGAGCCGTTTGGCGCCGCACACCCGCAACCTGTTGGCGGATCCACGGGCATCGCTGGTTATCAGCGAACCCGATACCGGCAGCGATGATCCGCAAACGTTAGCGCGCGTCAGCATCCAGGGGACGGTGGTTGATCTCACGCGTGGCAGCGCTGAATACGCAAACGCGCGCGAGCGTTACCTTGAGCACTTGCCAGCGGCCGAGCAGCTATTCGGCTTTGGCGACTTCATGCTGTTCCGGCTGCTACCCCTGGAGGCACGCTACACCGGCGGCTTTGCCCGCGCCTACACGTTAAGCCGCGCACAGCTTGAGGCGGCGGCGCGGGGTCAGATCAACCTATAA